The Terriglobales bacterium genome segment AGGTGCTGGAGGCGGGGAATGGGGCTGAGGCGCTCAGCGTCCTAAACCAGGAAAAAGTTCATCTCATTCTTTGCGACATCAATATGCCGGTCATGGACGGTCTGGAATTTGTGAAGCAGTTGTCCAGCGTAGAGAATGCCAAGGCAGTTCCGGTGGTGATGATCACGACCGAGAGTAGCGAAGGCCATGTGGTACAGGCCTTAACAGCCGGGGCGCGCGGTTACATTCGTAAGCCGTTTACCGCCGACCAGGTCAAAGAACAC includes the following:
- a CDS encoding response regulator, with product MDNMRVLIVDDSSVMRKIVERSLRQAGINIAQVLEAGNGAEALSVLNQEKVHLILCDINMPVMDGLEFVKQLSSVENAKAVPVVMITTESSEGHVVQALTAGARGYIRKPFTADQVKEHILPLLA